The Methanobacterium sp. sequence TAAATATTTTCAACAAGAAAGTCCAGCTTAGAAATTCCCAGTACCTGTTCACGAAGAACTGTATCATATCCACTAACCATATCCACAAATAAACCTTTCACCAGAGCATTTTCTACATATCGATTGGCAGCATTCTGGTTAATCCCAATCCAAGATTTTTCTTTCGATTCAGGCAGATCTAATGAAACTGCTTCAACAGTATAGGGCGTTTTACGCTTTGGATTATCACTTTTAGACAATAAACAGGGGATGCCAGATAGATCAATATTCCCAATCCTTCCAGTTGTTGGACAATGACACCTGATCACTTCATTATCAATGATAACATCAATTGTGAACTGACTTTTTCTTTGCTTTATTATTCCTTCTATTAAAGGCGTTTCATACTTAAAAACCATGTTATTTTCCATATTTTACCTCTTTAAATGTTATATTTTTACTTTATTAAATCATTTGATATTAACGAGATCAATAAAAAGAGTATCACCATAAAAACCGTGTTCTAACGCTTAAATAACTCTTAAAATGAGACATAGTTGAAAAAATGTTTTATCCACTTCACCTGAAGCGTGAATACATTTTAAGTGAAAATTGGAAAATAAGCTATTGAGATTTTTTATTATTTAGCAAAATAGAGCTTTAAATAAAATCTTTATTTAAAATAGAGTGAACCCTATCTAAAATATTCAAATTTATCATCAAAAGCATATCTGACATCAAGAAAATTATTTTAATTAATAGCCAATAGTAATATTGATTAGTTTGAGGAGAAGTTAATATGGAATCATTTCAGGAATGTATGCAAGAATATAAAAAACAGTTAGAGAAGGGTTACATAAATGGTGCATATAAGGGATTGATGAAATATATAATGGGATTAAGAGCACACTTTAAAAATAAATATCCCCAGTACGTATCTAGCAGTATTTACTATGGATATATGGATATGACCTATTTTTCCCTCTTCCCCGAATCTTTAAAACGTCAGAAATTAAAGATAGCAGTAGTTTTTATCCATGATACATTTAAATTTGAAGTATGGTTAGCAGGAACCAATAAAAACATTCAAAATAAATATTGGAAATTATTTAAAGAACGTGAATTTGATAAGTATCACATCCCATCTACCATAAAAGGGATTGATTCTATTATAGAGCACAATATAGTTGATAATCCTAATTTTAGTGATTTAAATGCCTTAACAAGACAAATAGAAATAGGCACGATTGAATTTATCAATAACGTTGAGACATTCTTATCTACATCGAATCCATCATAAGACACACATTATTATATCTTTTGAAATCTCTTTGCTTTCCTTGCAGTTAAGACCAGTTCCTTAATTTCAGGTGGCAACTGTTCATTCTGCCATTTTCTTTCTGCATCTACGGATTTACCTGAATTTTTCACTGCTTTTAAAGCATACCAAGCTGCTCCTAATGAATGATCAGCCATGTGGGCAGTTGCAACAGCATGCCCAACAGAACAGGCCACTGCAATTGCAGTCGGGTTTGAATATTCCCTTGCTACAGCAATTGCACCTAATGAAGCGTTCCTTGCGTCCCCTACTGAAGCATTTCCATCTTCCCACGCGTGAGCCACATCCAGTGCATTTTTCAGTCGCCCATCTATTCTTTCGCCAAAAAAATATAATACATTCTCACTACAGTCACAGGCCCATCTAATTAATTGATAGTGCTGTTCCTTTTTAAGAGGTCCGCCCCGATGATCACGAATAAATCTTTTATCGCGCATTTTGCATTTCTCCATATTTCAATTCATCTCAGCTTTCAACTTTTATAAGCTGCCTTTATTTTATTTTTTAATTAAATTAAACTATATCTTACATTGTTTACCGCCCATGAAATTTTTCAAAACACATAAAATTATAAAATTTGACGGATCCAGATGACTTTAATGGATTTAAAAGTAAAATATCAGAAAATAGAAAAAAATAGAAATTAATTAATATAAACCAAAACCCTGTGTAAAAAGCATGTAAAGACCCCAAATGAATATTACTGTCATGATTATTAGTTCTTTCCATGCTAATCCGGGATTAGCTTCTATTGCATAGGACATCATTTTTATTGCAGATATTGGTGGCTCTGGTGACTTTTATGGGAGTAATGATTTAGAGAAGCTGTGGAAATACAATTGAATCAATATTCCAGCTAATAGACATGTAATAAAGCTGATATATTCCATTCCACCAGATATAATCATTTGGGAATAAGGATAGGCTGTAATTACTTTTGCAGATCAAAACGCTACTTTATCCATTTTAGTCAATAAAACTGTAGGTACAAAAGTGAATACTACATTTCAATTTGTGAGCCTGATCTTTTTCATCGGATTTATAATCTCATTGTTTATAAGGCCGTTGAGGCCCAAACAAAATGAATGATCATTTATTGGAAAATTTCCAATTAAATGCATCCAAATGCATACAATTTACAATTGTAGTATCGGTGACTATTGAACTGCAGGAACTTTTTCAACTCTTTTCCAGACTTTAGATCTTAAAAGGACCAGTGCAAATATTCCTAGGAGTACACTGCTCAAGATATTGCCCATTAAACCGTTACTGGAATAAGCAATGTACGCCGCCACAATATTACCTGCTTTGTTATTAAACAGGTGTATTATTACTGCTGCCCAAACGCTTCCAGTTTTTAAAACTGCATAACTTAAAATAATACCCATTACGATAGTGAAAAGGGTCATTAAAGCATTACCTAGAATAGGCTGTCCTGGAAAATTGTAGCCCATTGCATTCATGGGATAGTGCCATGCGCCCCATATAATGCCAAGTACCAGAACACCTTTATAACTGCCTAAAAGTGGGAACAGCCTGTCCTGGAGGTACACCCTCCATCCAAATTCTTCTCCAAAATACCATGCCCATATTGTAAAGAAAGAAAAGATCAAATATGGTATCAATGTTACCAAGAATGTGTAAATATTAAATTCCACAGCAGGAGCACCTAACCCGCTGAAATAGACTATAATACCTTGAAAAATAAGTATTAAAAGAACAGCCAATGGTAAAATAATATAATATTTATGGTTCCTGCCAAAGGATAATTTCGAGGCTTTCAGGCCATTTCTCCAATTCTTTTTCAGGTTCAGTAATATCACAGCCAGCATTCCCAAAACCGCGATGATGGTTGAAAGAACAGGCTGATCCATTACAGTCCCCATTATCGGCTGATAATAGTTTTCAAAGGAAAATAAAACAGCATAAAGTAAGAAAAATGTAAATACAATTTTTGATTCTCTAGTAAGGGCGCTAGATTTGAAGTAAATCATGCAGATTATAGCGGCAGTGGCAGGTATGAACATGCTCAATACCAGCGTGGCAGTCCATATTTGAGAAGGCGGAGATGATATGTAACCAGCAACACCATAAATAAAAAATTGAAGTATATACGTCGCTGCAAAGGTAAAGATTAAAAATACAAATAATTCTTTTTTCAGTTGTCCTCTTTTTAATGTTTTATTCAATATAAACCCTCTTTATGAAATTAATTACAGTATACATAAATTATTCCACCACTTTATATTTAAATACAGGCAAAAACGTCGGAAATAGTTGTAATCTACCACTTTGATTATTTAATATACTTTAAAGCCCATTTATTTATAAAATAAGTCAGAACAGACATACTTTGATAATTATACAGAGCTTAATTAAAAAGGATTTTTATAAAATAATCAGCATATTGGCATAACTAAAAAAATCATATCAAAATCAAGACTCAATTTTTTAAATTATCTTAAAAATGTATCTCAAGCTTAACAGGATAAATTAAGAACTCTTTAAATAAAAAAAGAATTTAAGTTTTAAATGAATATATATTTTATTTAGCCGCTGAATGTTGAATTCTCTCACTCATCTGTCTTCTAAAATTTTGATATATTTCTGCATTCTCTTTTTCTGCTAATCCTCCATCAAGACCTTTTACAACTTCTTCTGAAGGGATGCGGTCTGAGTTGACCTTTCTTTCATACCTGAATGACGGCCAGTTATCAGGTAAATCTGCAAGATGCACAAATTCCATATTATAAGGCATGATATCAATCTGTTCTTCTAAAACTTTATCTAAGTACTTTTTATTGGGTTCAAACGTTATCATAGGCCTAATCGAATCAGCCTGCATGATATCTTCAATGTTTCTGCCTTCATGTTTTTTAATTAAATCTGCACACATGTTGAAGTGGGTGATTTCCATCTGTGCAAAGTGTTCCCATATCTCCTTATTCTGCGGTTTGGCTCGGTTAGAGCGGCGGAACAATAATTATACGCTTCATTAAGTTGTATCATTGCTACTTTTTCGAGCATAGTCTCATTTGGATCACCCAATAGCCCATATTGAGTTACATGCTGTTCTTCAATTTCTGCAATTTCAGAATACAGTCTACGTGCCAGATCATCACTACACATGTTTCCATGGGATTTGTAAAATAGTTCAGTTTGCTGTTCACCAGAAGTAATAG is a genomic window containing:
- a CDS encoding DNA/RNA nuclease SfsA → MENNMVFKYETPLIEGIIKQRKSQFTIDVIIDNEVIRCHCPTTGRIGNIDLSGIPCLLSKSDNPKRKTPYTVEAVSLDLPESKEKSWIGINQNAANRYVENALVKGLFVDMVSGYDTVLREQVLGISKLDFLVENIYIEVKMPLLSIQLPYPKHIKTKKVGKFSSTERFIKHINELAGSLLSNHRAILLVCFIYDNPGFKVEVRSTGSDFVESEVQKCISKGIEIWQVNFSISKDGVRLQKYFEITHNFMKKG
- a CDS encoding putative immunity protein encodes the protein MRDKRFIRDHRGGPLKKEQHYQLIRWACDCSENVLYFFGERIDGRLKNALDVAHAWEDGNASVGDARNASLGAIAVAREYSNPTAIAVACSVGHAVATAHMADHSLGAAWYALKAVKNSGKSVDAERKWQNEQLPPEIKELVLTARKAKRFQKI
- a CDS encoding type II CAAX endopeptidase family protein produces the protein MNKTLKRGQLKKELFVFLIFTFAATYILQFFIYGVAGYISSPPSQIWTATLVLSMFIPATAAIICMIYFKSSALTRESKIVFTFFLLYAVLFSFENYYQPIMGTVMDQPVLSTIIAVLGMLAVILLNLKKNWRNGLKASKLSFGRNHKYYIILPLAVLLILIFQGIIVYFSGLGAPAVEFNIYTFLVTLIPYLIFSFFTIWAWYFGEEFGWRVYLQDRLFPLLGSYKGVLVLGIIWGAWHYPMNAMGYNFPGQPILGNALMTLFTIVMGIILSYAVLKTGSVWAAVIIHLFNNKAGNIVAAYIAYSSNGLMGNILSSVLLGIFALVLLRSKVWKRVEKVPAVQ